Proteins from a single region of Anastrepha ludens isolate Willacy chromosome 5, idAnaLude1.1, whole genome shotgun sequence:
- the LOC128864773 gene encoding histone H3 translates to MARTKQTARKSTGGKAPRKQLATKAARKSAPATGGVKKPHRYRPGTVALREIRRYQKSTELLIRKLPFQRLVREIAQDFKTDLRFQSSAVMALQEASEAYLVGLFEDTNLCAIHAKRVTIMPKDIQLARRIRGERA, encoded by the coding sequence atggctcgtacaaagcaaacagcccgaaaatcgactggtggaaaggcaccacgtaaacaattggcgacaaaagctgcacgcaaaagtgcaccagcaactggtggagttaaaaagccacatcgttatcgtccaggtacagtggcgttgcgtgaaattcgtcgctatcaaaagagtaccgaattattgatacgcaaattgccattccagcgcttggttcgtgaaatagcgcaagatttcaaaactgatctacgtttccaaagttctgctgttatggctctacaagaagcaagtgaagcatacttggttggtctttttgaagataccaatttgtgtgccatccatgctaagcgtgttacaattatgccaaaagatattcaattggctagacgtattcgtggtgaacgtgcttaa
- the LOC128864780 gene encoding histone H4 produces MTGRGKGGKGLGKGGAKRHRKVLRDNIQGITKPAIRRLARRGGVKRISGLIYEETRGVLKVFLENVIRDAVTYTEHAKRKTVTAMDVVYALKRQGRTLYGFGG; encoded by the coding sequence atgactggtcgcggcaaaggtggtaaaggtttgggaaaaggtggAGCCAAACGCCATCGCAAAGTTTTACGTGATAACATCCAAGGTATCACTAAACCAGCTATTCGACGTTTAGCTCGTCGTGGTGGTGTAAAACGTATATCTGgtttgatatatgaagaaactcgtggtgttttaaaagtatttttggagaatgttatccgtgatgcagttacctatactgaacatgccaaaaggaaaacagttacagctatggatgttgtgtacgctttaaagagacaaggccgtactttatacggtttcggcggttaa